From the genome of Pirellulales bacterium, one region includes:
- a CDS encoding addiction module protein — protein sequence MQLSLAQFGIEQLNPDQRLELIELIWDSLPETTRDNPPAWHLEVLQERLDEADAKPNASEP from the coding sequence ATGCAATTGAGTCTAGCCCAATTCGGTATCGAACAACTGAACCCGGACCAACGTCTGGAGCTTATTGAATTGATTTGGGATAGCCTTCCCGAAACCACACGAGATAATCCGCCCGCTTGGCATTTAGAGGTGCTGCAAGAACGCCTGGACGAAGCGGATGCAAAACCCAACGCGAGTGAGCCTTAA
- a CDS encoding RDD family protein — MPAETLQIDSRIEIITPENIAFQYRLAGPFRRFFAFKLDLLIRLSLFLGILLCGFFLSIGLQNPVFVAAFLCLGWFGISWFYGGIFETYWNGQTPGKWAGGLRVVGVRGQPIQAWQAVLRNILREVDLLPVIPPVFLPMYTELAAEGTVLPPIFPLGLVGIFCCALSSKFQRLGDLASGTIVIVEDAGMQAGLTMLKEPAALAVAADLPPNIRVSRQLARTLAMYVQRRLMFTPPRRAELARRLADALRWRNRIRPDLSDDLLLCGLYIRTFIADAAGAEQAQQQLQLAARLAAAGQRNPPVVGGPPWQQGRS; from the coding sequence ATGCCCGCGGAAACTTTGCAAATCGATAGCCGGATCGAAATTATCACACCAGAGAATATTGCCTTTCAATATCGCCTGGCGGGACCTTTTCGTCGCTTTTTTGCGTTTAAACTGGACCTGCTGATACGCTTATCGCTGTTTTTGGGAATTTTGCTGTGCGGCTTTTTTTTATCCATCGGTTTGCAAAATCCCGTCTTTGTGGCCGCATTCTTATGTTTGGGCTGGTTTGGTATCTCCTGGTTTTACGGGGGAATTTTTGAAACGTATTGGAATGGCCAGACGCCAGGCAAATGGGCGGGGGGGCTGCGCGTGGTGGGGGTGCGGGGCCAACCGATCCAGGCCTGGCAGGCGGTGCTGCGGAATATCTTGCGCGAGGTCGATCTGCTGCCGGTGATACCGCCGGTGTTTTTGCCAATGTATACAGAGTTGGCGGCGGAAGGGACCGTGTTGCCGCCGATTTTTCCACTAGGGCTAGTGGGTATATTTTGCTGCGCGCTCAGCAGTAAATTTCAGCGCCTGGGAGATTTGGCCAGCGGCACGATCGTGATTGTCGAGGATGCTGGCATGCAGGCGGGCCTGACCATGCTCAAGGAACCCGCCGCGCTCGCCGTGGCCGCGGATTTACCGCCAAATATTCGGGTATCCCGCCAATTGGCGCGCACGCTGGCCATGTACGTGCAACGGCGGCTCATGTTTACCCCGCCGCGGCGGGCGGAGCTGGCGCGGCGGCTGGCCGACGCGCTGCGCTGGCGAAATCGGATACGCCCCGATTTGTCGGATGATCTATTGCTTTGCGGACTGTACATCCGGACGTTTATCGCCGACGCCGCCGGGGCGGAACAAGCGCAGCAACAACTGCAATTGGCGGCGCGGCTGGCGGCGGCGGGACAACGCAATCCCCCGGTGGTTGGCGGCCCCCCCTGGCAACAAGGGAGGAGCTGA
- a CDS encoding fused MFS/spermidine synthase has product MPAKHTQPPAWTLVWWLAATIFVSALLLFQVQPLISKFILPWYGGSPAVWTTAMLFFQCVLFLGYLYAHLAARHLSPRQQLLTQGGLLLLAAVLAWWVVPPDSLKPTGEENPTLSILGLLSLSVGLPYFLLSTTGPLVQTWFSRAYPGQSPYRLFALSNFGSLLALLSFPFLFEPYWELPTLGRFWMVGFWVFVGLWLWTAWQVAKLRTAGEAHHFAGPESEKGTDTRDETRTPGWRPAAWLALPAVASLVFIATANEVSHNVAPTPFLWIVPLALYLLTFIIAFDHPAWYVRGWWAPLCAAAIMTLAIYQKLADWLWQAVVYESVSSAAQGWFKQRPDGWHLDMELTYVPQVGLIFATMFLMCLVCHGELVRLRPANPRDLTKFYLLISAGGACGGLFISFVATNFFDDYYEWPIGLAICLGIAILVCWREYANWRPANNSNRWQGALGFGLAACVGWGLLAYGVDPWNWFGGGSTNNAHTTTQTLFKARNFYGTVGVYEDLFLGELSPEQNGGIARSPRDNNRRFKSGAILHGQQFMSPDRRNEPLTYYDPQSGVGQALTHLLRSNPRRPIKFAVIGLGVGSLAAYARGGETLPDGESRGADECVMYEINPLVERIAREHFWYLGDYAQRTGRPLEVRLGDARLTMEREAPQGYDLIVLDAFSGDSIPAHLLTREAFEIYRRHLRKDANGRPAGCLAVHITNSYLNLYPVAKNAARGVLDMDYRSVYRESRRRDYVQRSHYFIISNDAALLAAVPTVPRRRAQVDPRTGQLVEVVVDYDWPEIPIWTDHYSNLFKILLAD; this is encoded by the coding sequence TTGCCTGCGAAACACACGCAGCCCCCGGCCTGGACGCTCGTCTGGTGGTTGGCGGCTACAATTTTTGTTAGTGCGTTGTTGCTCTTTCAGGTTCAGCCGCTCATCAGCAAATTTATCCTTCCCTGGTATGGCGGCAGTCCGGCGGTCTGGACTACGGCCATGCTGTTCTTTCAGTGCGTGCTGTTTTTGGGTTATTTATACGCACATCTGGCCGCCCGGCATCTTAGCCCGCGGCAGCAACTCTTGACGCAAGGGGGATTATTGCTTTTGGCCGCCGTGTTGGCCTGGTGGGTGGTGCCGCCGGACTCGCTCAAGCCCACGGGCGAAGAAAATCCCACCCTCAGCATCCTAGGCCTGCTATCGTTGAGCGTGGGCTTGCCTTATTTTTTGCTTTCCACCACGGGCCCCCTGGTTCAGACTTGGTTCAGCCGGGCCTATCCGGGGCAGTCACCCTATCGGCTGTTTGCGCTTTCCAACTTTGGGTCCCTGTTGGCGTTGTTGTCGTTTCCGTTCTTGTTTGAGCCGTATTGGGAACTGCCGACATTGGGCAGATTTTGGATGGTGGGGTTTTGGGTGTTTGTCGGCTTATGGCTCTGGACCGCCTGGCAAGTGGCAAAGCTGCGGACCGCGGGCGAAGCCCATCATTTCGCGGGACCTGAATCCGAGAAAGGGACGGACACGAGGGACGAAACGCGCACTCCTGGGTGGCGGCCCGCCGCTTGGCTGGCTTTGCCCGCGGTGGCGTCGCTGGTATTTATCGCCACTGCCAATGAGGTGAGCCACAATGTCGCGCCGACGCCATTTTTGTGGATCGTGCCGCTGGCCCTGTATTTGTTGACGTTTATTATCGCCTTTGACCATCCCGCCTGGTATGTCCGCGGGTGGTGGGCTCCGTTGTGCGCGGCGGCGATTATGACCTTGGCCATTTATCAAAAGCTGGCGGATTGGCTCTGGCAAGCGGTGGTGTACGAAAGCGTCAGTTCCGCCGCGCAAGGCTGGTTTAAGCAACGGCCCGATGGCTGGCATTTGGATATGGAATTGACCTATGTGCCGCAGGTCGGTTTGATCTTTGCCACGATGTTTCTGATGTGCCTGGTTTGTCACGGAGAATTGGTCCGCCTCCGTCCCGCCAATCCCCGCGATTTGACCAAATTTTACCTGCTAATTTCCGCGGGAGGGGCGTGCGGGGGGTTGTTTATCAGCTTTGTGGCGACAAATTTCTTTGATGATTACTACGAATGGCCGATCGGACTGGCGATCTGTTTGGGGATTGCCATTTTGGTTTGTTGGCGGGAATATGCCAATTGGCGGCCAGCAAATAATTCTAACCGCTGGCAAGGGGCGCTCGGTTTTGGCCTGGCCGCGTGTGTCGGTTGGGGTTTGCTGGCGTATGGCGTGGATCCGTGGAACTGGTTTGGCGGCGGTTCCACAAATAACGCGCATACGACCACGCAAACCCTTTTTAAAGCGCGAAATTTTTACGGGACTGTCGGTGTCTATGAGGATCTCTTTTTAGGTGAATTATCCCCCGAGCAAAATGGGGGCATTGCCCGCTCTCCCCGCGATAACAATCGCCGTTTTAAAAGCGGCGCGATCCTGCATGGCCAGCAGTTTATGTCCCCCGACCGGCGGAACGAGCCGCTCACGTACTACGATCCCCAGTCGGGCGTGGGGCAGGCGCTAACGCATCTGTTGCGGTCAAATCCGCGGCGACCCATCAAATTTGCGGTGATCGGCTTGGGGGTTGGCTCGTTGGCCGCCTATGCGCGGGGAGGGGAAACACTGCCGGATGGAGAGTCGCGCGGGGCGGATGAATGCGTCATGTACGAAATTAATCCCTTGGTGGAACGGATCGCGCGGGAACATTTTTGGTATCTCGGCGATTATGCCCAGCGAACCGGTCGGCCGTTGGAGGTGCGGTTGGGAGACGCGCGGCTCACCATGGAACGAGAGGCCCCCCAGGGTTATGACCTGATTGTGCTCGATGCGTTTAGCGGCGATTCCATACCCGCCCACTTGCTGACGCGCGAGGCGTTTGAGATTTATCGGCGGCATTTGCGAAAGGATGCCAATGGCCGTCCCGCGGGTTGCCTCGCGGTGCATATTACCAATAGCTACCTCAACCTTTATCCGGTGGCAAAGAACGCCGCGCGGGGAGTGTTGGATATGGACTATCGCAGCGTGTACCGCGAATCCCGGCGGCGGGATTATGTGCAGCGGAGCCACTATTTTATCATTAGCAATGACGCGGCGCTCTTGGCGGCGGTGCCAACCGTACCGCGCCGCCGCGCGCAGGTTGATCCGCGCACCGGACAATTGGTTGAGGTGGTCGTGGATTACGATTGGCCGGAAATCCCCATCTGGACCGACCATTACAGCAACTTGTTTAAAATTTTGCTCGCGGACTGA
- a CDS encoding DUF1559 domain-containing protein: protein MNSRFFFFGEPPHLGGQGLPLHAPHSGPAAFRARGFTIVELLVCIGIIGLLIALLMPATQKAREAGRRVTCQNNIRQVSLGIKLFEDSRKHLPYSGLVANAGFSGGYYEPELQFDGRSGVMQSWVVQILPFIEEGTLAKQIDPKISILKQPNDPQAKVLPTMLCPSETVNRSLFQHPTLTRNKPFAKGNYAAFVSPVHVEFQSHEPGALIADRKHRSGKFPDGAGKTMFLSEVRTRDNPRDQRGAWALPWAGSTLLAFDLHSENTYSGEFWGKVPHIRGSSYRPVSHSKGYTQLPNNPGPNMDMLYDCDNLADAQLTGMPCDNYSSSGGNNFLSAAPRSTHPGGVFVTFGDNSVKFLVDEVDEFTMGYLISINDGQIVNLQNAVR, encoded by the coding sequence ATGAATTCGCGATTTTTTTTCTTCGGCGAACCGCCGCACCTGGGTGGGCAGGGTTTGCCACTGCATGCACCTCATTCAGGACCCGCGGCTTTCCGCGCGCGGGGCTTTACCATTGTCGAGCTCTTGGTCTGCATCGGCATTATTGGGTTGCTCATTGCGCTCCTCATGCCCGCCACACAAAAAGCACGGGAAGCGGGCCGTCGCGTGACCTGCCAAAACAATATTCGGCAGGTCTCCCTGGGGATTAAGCTGTTTGAGGACTCACGCAAGCATTTGCCGTATTCGGGGCTGGTGGCGAATGCCGGCTTTTCAGGAGGTTACTACGAGCCAGAGTTACAATTTGACGGCCGTAGCGGCGTCATGCAAAGTTGGGTGGTCCAGATATTGCCATTTATCGAGGAAGGGACGCTGGCCAAGCAAATCGATCCCAAAATTTCCATTCTCAAACAGCCCAACGATCCCCAGGCCAAAGTGCTGCCAACGATGCTTTGCCCTAGCGAAACGGTCAATCGATCGTTGTTTCAACATCCCACGCTGACGAGGAACAAACCTTTTGCCAAGGGGAACTACGCCGCGTTTGTCAGTCCGGTTCATGTGGAATTTCAAAGCCATGAACCGGGCGCTTTGATTGCCGACCGCAAACATCGTTCTGGCAAATTTCCCGACGGGGCGGGCAAGACCATGTTTCTGTCCGAAGTCCGTACCCGCGATAATCCCCGCGATCAGCGCGGGGCTTGGGCTTTGCCCTGGGCGGGAAGCACCCTCTTGGCGTTTGATTTGCACAGCGAGAATACCTATTCCGGCGAATTTTGGGGCAAGGTGCCGCATATACGGGGTAGCTCTTATCGGCCCGTTAGTCACAGCAAAGGATATACGCAACTGCCCAATAATCCCGGACCAAACATGGACATGCTGTATGATTGCGACAATTTAGCCGATGCGCAGCTCACCGGAATGCCCTGCGATAACTATAGCAGCAGCGGCGGTAATAACTTTCTATCCGCCGCTCCGCGCAGCACGCATCCCGGCGGCGTGTTTGTGACCTTTGGGGATAACTCGGTTAAATTTTTGGTTGACGAAGTGGATGAATTCACGATGGGGTATTTGATCTCGATCAATGACGGCCAAATAGTCAATCTGCAAAACGCCGTCCGTTAG
- a CDS encoding tRNA-dihydrouridine synthase, protein MPLPLHIGPLIVDPPILQAPMAGFTNYAFRQIVRQFGGVGLQATEMIAAQGFLWLEAHENEYPDRLWGIRDEPRPLAVQIWDNDPETLAAVGQKLAREFLVSVVDINFGCPVKQVTAKAHSGSYLLREPDRIGRIVERVVAACAPTPVTAKIRLGCTRDKLVGCEVAQIVEQAGAAALTVHGRVAADFFTGSADWDRIAEIKTHLRRMPLIGNGDLATPQAVVRAFDAYGVDGVMIARAALAKPWLYAQAAAALRGEPIPPDPTPEEERALIRWHYELVRERFGDERGTMLMRKFATCYAQGRAGAREFRGRISRVETAEEFLGVLEEYFPRTEAGVKLIKN, encoded by the coding sequence ATGCCCCTTCCCCTGCACATCGGCCCGTTGATCGTTGATCCGCCGATCCTTCAGGCTCCGATGGCGGGCTTTACTAATTATGCCTTTCGCCAGATCGTGCGGCAGTTTGGCGGCGTCGGCCTGCAAGCGACCGAGATGATCGCCGCGCAGGGTTTTCTCTGGTTGGAAGCCCATGAAAACGAATATCCCGACCGCTTGTGGGGGATTCGCGATGAACCCCGCCCCCTGGCCGTGCAAATTTGGGATAACGACCCCGAAACCCTGGCCGCCGTCGGTCAAAAGCTGGCCCGCGAGTTTTTGGTCAGCGTGGTGGATATCAATTTTGGTTGCCCGGTCAAGCAAGTGACCGCCAAGGCGCACAGCGGATCGTATCTGCTGCGAGAACCGGACCGGATTGGCCGGATCGTTGAACGGGTCGTAGCCGCCTGCGCTCCGACCCCCGTCACCGCCAAAATCCGTCTGGGCTGCACGCGCGATAAGCTGGTCGGCTGCGAAGTGGCCCAAATTGTCGAACAGGCCGGCGCCGCCGCCCTGACGGTGCATGGGCGGGTGGCAGCGGACTTTTTTACCGGTTCCGCCGATTGGGACCGCATTGCTGAGATCAAGACCCACCTGCGGCGGATGCCGCTGATTGGCAATGGCGACTTGGCCACGCCCCAGGCCGTGGTGCGGGCCTTTGACGCTTATGGCGTGGACGGCGTGATGATCGCCCGCGCGGCCCTGGCCAAGCCCTGGCTGTACGCCCAGGCGGCGGCGGCCCTGCGGGGAGAACCAATCCCACCCGACCCCACGCCCGAAGAAGAACGGGCCCTCATTCGCTGGCACTATGAATTGGTGCGGGAACGCTTTGGCGACGAGCGGGGAACCATGCTGATGCGCAAATTCGCCACGTGCTACGCTCAGGGGCGGGCCGGGGCGAGGGAATTTCGCGGACGGATCTCCCGCGTGGAAACGGCGGAGGAATTCCTGGGCGTGCTAGAAGAATACTTTCCGCGGACGGAAGCTGGGGTGAAATTAATTAAGAATTAA
- a CDS encoding PSP1 C-terminal domain-containing protein, translating to MSRFHYLRVGNLGHVGRFTAVDAVSYPRGSRVIARTRRGLEVAEVLAPAPDLFTAHSGESATGHGSDGSILRGVTVEDELLIARLERRKLTAIAECENLLRQEQLDATLMDVEVLFDGSAIYFHFLGDVPASVADLTEKLAVQYDTVAQLTQFGETLAAGCGPDCGTEAAAGHGGCASCATGCAIASACDTRRAK from the coding sequence ATGTCAAGGTTTCATTATTTACGCGTGGGGAATCTGGGCCATGTGGGCCGGTTTACCGCGGTGGACGCGGTGAGTTATCCACGCGGCAGCCGGGTCATTGCGCGCACGCGGCGGGGTTTAGAGGTGGCCGAGGTGCTGGCCCCCGCCCCGGACCTCTTTACAGCACATAGTGGCGAAAGTGCCACGGGGCATGGAAGTGATGGGTCGATCCTGCGCGGCGTAACCGTCGAAGATGAGTTGTTGATCGCGCGGCTGGAACGGCGGAAGCTGACCGCCATCGCCGAATGCGAAAATCTGCTGCGGCAAGAACAACTCGATGCGACACTGATGGATGTCGAGGTGCTCTTTGACGGGAGCGCGATTTACTTTCACTTTTTGGGGGATGTCCCGGCATCCGTGGCGGACCTGACGGAAAAGCTGGCGGTGCAATACGATACGGTCGCCCAACTGACCCAATTTGGCGAGACACTGGCCGCGGGCTGCGGGCCGGATTGCGGAACGGAAGCCGCCGCTGGCCATGGCGGATGCGCAAGCTGCGCCACGGGTTGTGCCATTGCCAGTGCCTGTGATACGCGGCGGGCTAAGTAA
- the leuC gene encoding 3-isopropylmalate dehydratase large subunit — MSNVSPPQPRTMFQKIWDRHVVLAEPGKQAILYIDLHLVHEVTSPQAFEGLRLAGRRVRRPERTVATPDHNVPTSDRRLPIADPISKQQIDTLRNNCREFGIRLYDLNDPQQGIVHIIGPELGLTQPGMTIVCGDSHTATHGAFGALAFGIGTSEVEHVLATQTLLQSLPKTLELRVDGRLAPGVTAKDLILYLIGQITTDGGTGYVIEYTGDVIRNLGMEERMTVCNMSIEAGARAGLIAPDEKTFAYVRGRQFAPSGADFDAAVAQWRTLPSDPGAGYDKSLVFQGGDITPQITWGTNPGQVVPVTAKVPAPQDFTDETERKTTARALEYMGLSAGTPMTALELDRVFIGSCTNGRIEDLRAAAAIIKGYKVSDRVSAMVVPGSGTVKKQAEAEGLDRIFKEAGFDWREAGCSMCLGMNPDILTPGQRCASTSNRNFEGRQGKGGRTHLVSPAMAAAAAVRGHFVDIREWEYRG; from the coding sequence ATGAGCAATGTTTCACCCCCCCAGCCGCGCACGATGTTTCAAAAGATATGGGACCGGCATGTGGTGCTGGCGGAACCGGGGAAGCAGGCGATTTTGTACATCGACTTGCATCTGGTGCATGAGGTGACCAGCCCCCAGGCGTTTGAAGGACTGCGTTTGGCGGGTCGCCGCGTCCGTCGTCCTGAACGGACGGTCGCCACGCCGGACCATAACGTCCCCACGTCCGACCGGCGGCTGCCGATCGCCGATCCCATTTCCAAACAGCAAATCGACACTCTGCGCAACAATTGCCGGGAATTTGGCATCCGGCTATACGATCTGAATGATCCGCAGCAGGGAATTGTGCATATCATTGGGCCGGAACTGGGGTTGACCCAGCCTGGCATGACAATTGTCTGCGGCGATAGCCACACGGCCACGCACGGGGCGTTTGGCGCGTTGGCCTTTGGCATCGGCACGAGCGAAGTCGAGCATGTGCTGGCAACGCAAACACTGCTCCAGTCCCTGCCCAAGACGCTCGAACTGCGCGTGGATGGGCGACTGGCTCCCGGTGTCACGGCCAAGGACCTCATTTTGTATCTCATTGGCCAGATCACCACCGACGGCGGTACCGGCTATGTCATTGAATACACGGGCGATGTTATCCGCAACCTGGGCATGGAGGAGCGCATGACCGTCTGCAATATGTCGATCGAGGCGGGAGCCCGCGCGGGTCTGATCGCCCCGGACGAAAAAACGTTTGCCTATGTGCGTGGACGGCAATTTGCCCCCAGCGGCGCGGATTTTGACGCGGCGGTGGCGCAGTGGCGCACGCTGCCCAGCGATCCCGGGGCGGGTTATGACAAATCGCTGGTTTTTCAGGGGGGGGATATTACGCCCCAAATCACCTGGGGGACCAATCCGGGCCAGGTCGTCCCGGTCACGGCCAAAGTCCCCGCCCCACAGGACTTTACCGACGAAACCGAACGCAAAACCACCGCCCGCGCGCTCGAGTACATGGGCCTGAGCGCGGGGACGCCGATGACAGCGCTCGAACTGGACCGGGTGTTTATTGGTTCGTGCACCAATGGCCGGATCGAGGATTTGCGCGCCGCGGCGGCGATTATCAAGGGTTATAAAGTGAGCGACCGGGTGAGCGCGATGGTGGTGCCGGGCAGTGGTACGGTCAAAAAGCAGGCGGAAGCGGAGGGACTGGACCGGATCTTTAAGGAAGCGGGCTTTGACTGGCGGGAGGCGGGGTGCAGCATGTGCCTGGGGATGAATCCGGACATCTTGACGCCGGGTCAGCGCTGCGCGTCAACCAGCAACCGCAACTTTGAGGGTCGGCAGGGCAAAGGGGGCCGGACGCACCTGGTCAGTCCGGCAATGGCCGCGGCGGCGGCGGTGCGGGGGCACTTTGTGGATATCCGGGAGTGGGAATATAGGGGGTAA
- a CDS encoding helix-hairpin-helix domain-containing protein has product MAGVPNDKPPSAATSPPAPSLVELLTLSSVGQAFLTGCVGLGLIVMAVWAVWRQTQPAGVVDLDQRPSRPLRLLVDVNQADWAELTLLPEIGPKTARAIVTERTERGRFRGPADFDRRIKGIGPKTMTKLLPYVTGWEETEKN; this is encoded by the coding sequence ATGGCTGGCGTTCCCAATGACAAACCCCCTTCCGCCGCGACCAGCCCCCCTGCCCCCAGCTTGGTGGAACTGTTGACGCTTTCTTCCGTCGGGCAGGCCTTTTTAACGGGATGCGTTGGCCTGGGCCTAATAGTAATGGCAGTCTGGGCTGTTTGGCGGCAAACCCAACCGGCGGGAGTGGTCGACCTGGACCAGCGGCCCAGCCGTCCCTTGCGGTTGCTGGTGGATGTGAATCAGGCGGACTGGGCAGAGTTAACACTATTGCCCGAGATTGGCCCCAAGACCGCGCGGGCGATTGTCACCGAACGAACCGAGCGGGGGCGATTTCGCGGACCAGCAGACTTTGACCGTCGAATCAAGGGAATTGGCCCCAAGACGATGACCAAACTACTGCCGTATGTCACCGGATGGGAGGAAACGGAAAAAAACTAG
- a CDS encoding thiolase family protein: protein MSPNTPVIIDAVRTPLGRAHPDKGCYRQVSSLELGTRVVQGLLVRTGIPPETIEDLLCGCAQQSGEQGGNLGRVLALAAGLPFSVAGATVNRWCGSSLEALAQAAWAIRAGDKQAQIVAGVEHMHHCPVEGNWDIPPELLQVTSRAALHMGLTAEFLAASRNISRNAQDEYALQSHLRGAAAYQAGHFAAELVAVPGHDAAGNALQIDRDQGVRAQTSLDQLAALPPAFQPTGGTVTAGNSSPRSDGAAALLVMSLAQARELGLRPLAAIMAASVVGVPPALMGTGPVPAVEKLLQRTGLALADFDHIELNEAFAAQALACIADLRLPVEKTNPLGGAIALGHPLGASGARIVTSLVHALHRTDGRYGLATMCIGLGQGIALAVERMD from the coding sequence ATGTCCCCCAACACGCCCGTCATTATTGACGCTGTCCGTACGCCCCTCGGCCGGGCGCATCCCGACAAAGGCTGCTACCGCCAGGTCAGCTCCCTCGAGTTGGGAACACGCGTTGTCCAGGGACTGCTCGTGCGCACGGGCATCCCCCCCGAAACGATCGAAGACCTCCTTTGCGGCTGTGCCCAACAAAGTGGCGAGCAAGGGGGCAACCTGGGCCGGGTACTCGCCCTGGCCGCGGGACTCCCTTTTTCTGTCGCCGGGGCGACCGTCAATCGCTGGTGCGGCTCCAGTCTAGAGGCCCTGGCTCAGGCGGCTTGGGCGATTCGTGCCGGCGACAAACAGGCCCAAATTGTCGCTGGCGTGGAACATATGCACCATTGCCCCGTGGAAGGAAATTGGGACATCCCCCCCGAATTACTCCAGGTCACCAGCCGCGCCGCCCTGCACATGGGCCTGACGGCGGAGTTCTTGGCCGCTAGCCGAAACATTTCCCGCAACGCCCAGGATGAGTACGCGCTACAATCGCACCTACGGGGTGCGGCCGCGTATCAGGCGGGGCACTTTGCCGCGGAATTGGTCGCTGTGCCTGGACATGACGCCGCCGGTAACGCCCTGCAAATCGACCGTGACCAGGGGGTGCGCGCTCAAACCAGTCTGGACCAATTGGCGGCGTTGCCACCCGCGTTTCAACCCACGGGGGGAACGGTGACCGCGGGAAACAGCTCTCCCCGCAGTGACGGCGCGGCCGCGCTCCTGGTCATGTCGCTAGCGCAAGCGAGGGAACTAGGCCTGCGTCCGCTGGCGGCAATTATGGCGGCTAGTGTTGTCGGCGTTCCCCCCGCGCTCATGGGGACAGGTCCCGTTCCGGCGGTGGAAAAACTGCTCCAGAGGACGGGATTAGCGCTAGCCGACTTTGACCACATCGAACTCAACGAGGCGTTTGCCGCGCAGGCGTTGGCCTGTATCGCGGATTTGCGGTTGCCGGTGGAAAAAACCAATCCGCTGGGAGGGGCGATTGCGCTGGGCCACCCATTGGGGGCCTCTGGAGCGCGAATAGTCACCAGCTTGGTTCACGCCCTGCATCGGACCGACGGCCGCTATGGCCTGGCGACCATGTGCATCGGTCTAGGCCAAGGGATTGCCCTGGCCGTGGAGCGAATGGATTAG
- the leuD gene encoding 3-isopropylmalate dehydratase small subunit, whose protein sequence is MQSFTKHTGLVAPMDRANVDTDQIIPKQFLKRIERTGFGQYLFFDWRFHDDGTDNPDFELNRPQYRGASVLLTRRNFGCGSSREHAPWALADYGFRVLIAPSFADIFYNNCFKNGILPIRLTEDQVEDLFQRGAKFAGYELTADLAEQTLTDNHGLLISFTVEPFRRHCLLHGLDDIGLTLQNEAAIRAYETANGIGV, encoded by the coding sequence ATGCAATCCTTCACCAAACACACCGGCTTGGTTGCCCCGATGGACCGGGCCAATGTCGACACCGATCAGATCATCCCCAAGCAGTTCCTTAAACGGATCGAGCGGACCGGCTTTGGCCAGTACCTGTTTTTTGATTGGCGGTTCCATGATGACGGGACTGATAATCCCGACTTTGAACTCAATCGCCCCCAGTATCGTGGTGCCAGCGTGCTTCTCACCCGCCGCAATTTTGGCTGCGGTTCTAGTCGCGAACATGCCCCCTGGGCGCTTGCGGATTACGGCTTTCGCGTGTTGATTGCCCCCAGCTTTGCCGATATTTTTTATAACAACTGTTTTAAGAACGGCATTCTGCCCATTCGCCTGACCGAGGATCAGGTCGAGGATCTGTTTCAGCGGGGGGCCAAATTCGCGGGGTATGAGTTAACCGCCGATCTGGCGGAACAGACGCTGACCGACAATCACGGCTTGCTGATTTCATTTACGGTGGAGCCATTTCGGCGGCATTGCCTGCTGCATGGGCTGGACGATATCGGCCTGACATTGCAAAACGAGGCCGCCATCCGCGCTTATGAAACGGCGAACGGCATTGGCGTGTAA